The window TCAATTCCATGTTTTCCTCTTTCCTAAATTATTTAAATATTATTAGTAATATTCCAGCTGCAACCGCAGATCCTATAACACCTGCAACATTTGGTCCCATAGCATGCATAAGTAAAAAATTACTTGGATTTTCTTCTTGTCCAATTTTTTGAACTACTCTTGCTGCCATTGGTAC is drawn from Oceanivirga salmonicida and contains these coding sequences:
- a CDS encoding sodium ion-translocating decarboxylase subunit beta, with amino-acid sequence VPMAARVVQKIGQEENPSNFLLMHAMGPNVAGVIGSAVAAGILLIIFK